In one Aphelocoma coerulescens isolate FSJ_1873_10779 chromosome 20, UR_Acoe_1.0, whole genome shotgun sequence genomic region, the following are encoded:
- the CBLN4 gene encoding cerebellin-4: MGWRLLLLALALGGRAATAQNDTEPIVLEGKCLVVCDSNPAPDAKGSSSSPLGISVRAANSKVAFSAVRSTNHEPSEMSNKTRIIYFDQILVNVGNFFTLESVFVAPRKGIYSFNFHVIKVYQSQTIQVNLMLNGKPVISAFAGDKDVTREAATNGVLLYLDKEDKVYLKLEKGNLVGGWQYSTFSGFLVFPL, encoded by the exons ATGGGctggcggctgctgctgctggccctggcgcTGGGCGGCCGCGCCGCCACCGCGCAGAACGACACCGAGCCCATCGTGCTGGAGGGCAAGTGCCTGGTGGTCTGCGACTCCAACCCGGCCCCCGACGCCAAGGGCTCGTCCTCCTCGCCGCTGGGCATCTCCGTGCGGGCGGCCAACTCCAAGGTGGCCTTCTCGGCCGTGCGGAGCACCAACCACGAGCCCTCCGAGATGAGCAACAAGACGCGCATCATCTACTTCGACCAG ATCCTAGTAAATGTGGGCAATTTTTTCACGTTGGAGTCTGTCTTTGTAGCACCAAGGAAAGGAATTTACAGTTTCAATTTTCACGTAATTAAAGTCTATCAGAGTCAAACAATTCAG GTGAATTTGATGCTGAATGGGAAGCCAGTGATTTCTGCTTTCGCTGGGGACAAGGACGTCACCCGTGAAGCTGCCACTAACGGGGTCCTGCTCTACCTGGACAAGGAGGACAAGGTTTACCTGAAACTGGAGAAAGGGAACCTGGTCGGTGGATGGCAGTATTCCACATTCTCTGGCTTCCTGGTCTTTCCCCTGTAA